A genomic segment from Deinococcus yavapaiensis KR-236 encodes:
- a CDS encoding NAD(P)/FAD-dependent oxidoreductase → MTSPSRAPIVVVGGGILGCSVAYFLARHPGAPRVVVLEPDASYARASTPRSASAIRTQFHLGANVALSRVGYDFYKNASEHLGVNDEIVDLRFQDCPYLVLAAPRGVARLRDAHEQQVRHGAHVAFLDVETLTHRLPWLRPNGLGAGTLGQGGEGWFDPRRALDALRRKAESLGAEFLPRRAIAMDVRRERVERVHLDDGTSLTVESVVNAAGAQAGRVAAQAGVPLPVESRKRSAFVFHADTPPVGFVNLVEPLPDGRGLYARPYGGGFMAVTSPLPHDDPDTEDLGVDHALFEEVLRPALARRVRGFERVTLVDAWAGHYELNTFDQNAVIGPHPDMRNLLFACGLSGHGVMHAPGIGRGVAEVLLDGRYTTLDLSVFEFERLRRGVRLDDVQPSEQREHAAGI, encoded by the coding sequence ATGACTTCTCCTTCGCGCGCACCCATCGTCGTGGTCGGCGGCGGCATCCTCGGCTGCTCGGTCGCCTACTTCCTCGCCCGCCATCCCGGCGCGCCGCGCGTCGTCGTGCTCGAACCCGACGCCAGCTACGCCCGCGCCTCCACTCCCCGCTCCGCCAGCGCCATTCGCACCCAATTCCACCTCGGCGCCAACGTCGCCTTGTCCCGCGTCGGGTACGACTTCTACAAGAACGCCTCCGAGCACCTCGGCGTGAACGACGAGATCGTCGACCTTCGCTTCCAGGACTGTCCGTACTTGGTGCTCGCCGCGCCTCGAGGCGTCGCCCGCCTGCGTGACGCGCACGAGCAACAAGTCCGCCACGGCGCGCACGTCGCGTTCCTGGACGTCGAGACGCTGACGCACCGCTTGCCGTGGTTGCGTCCGAACGGTCTCGGGGCCGGAACCCTCGGGCAAGGAGGGGAAGGCTGGTTCGATCCTAGGCGCGCCCTCGACGCGTTGAGGCGAAAAGCCGAATCGCTCGGCGCCGAGTTCCTTCCCCGGCGCGCGATCGCGATGGACGTTCGGCGTGAGCGGGTGGAACGCGTCCACCTCGACGACGGCACCTCCTTGACGGTGGAGAGCGTCGTGAACGCCGCCGGAGCGCAAGCGGGCCGGGTGGCGGCGCAGGCAGGCGTGCCGTTGCCGGTCGAGTCGCGTAAACGCAGCGCCTTCGTGTTCCACGCGGACACGCCCCCGGTGGGCTTCGTGAACCTCGTCGAGCCCCTGCCGGACGGACGAGGGCTGTACGCGAGGCCGTACGGAGGCGGATTCATGGCGGTGACGTCGCCGTTGCCGCACGACGATCCGGACACCGAGGACCTCGGCGTGGATCACGCGTTGTTCGAGGAGGTGCTGCGTCCGGCGTTGGCGCGTCGCGTGCGCGGCTTCGAGCGCGTGACGCTGGTGGACGCTTGGGCGGGACATTACGAGCTGAACACCTTCGATCAGAACGCCGTGATCGGTCCGCACCCGGATATGCGGAACTTGCTGTTCGCGTGCGGCTTGAGCGGCCACGGCGTGATGCACGCGCCGGGAATCGGGCGTGGCGTGGCGGAGGTGCTGCTCGACGGGCGGTACACCACGCTGGATTTGAGCGTGTTCGAATTCGAGCGGTTGCGGCGAGGCGTGCGGCTCGATGACGTGCAGCCGAGCGAGCAACGCGAGCACGCCGCGGGCATTTGA
- a CDS encoding amidase family protein, with the protein MRAGRDLGPLHGIPIAVKDLVDTEGVRTTCASRILADRVPDRDASIATRLREAGGACLGKTIMPEFPSGFNSSRRPEPTRSAWRSAQPWNPFSRPRQRRGRGTRRSAREAGVT; encoded by the coding sequence TTGCGAGCGGGACGCGACCTCGGTCCCCTGCATGGCATTCCCATTGCCGTCAAGGACCTCGTGGACACCGAGGGCGTCCGCACCACCTGCGCCTCGCGCATTCTCGCCGACCGCGTTCCCGACCGGGACGCCTCCATCGCGACGCGCCTGCGTGAAGCGGGCGGGGCGTGCCTCGGGAAGACCATCATGCCCGAGTTCCCCTCGGGCTTCAACTCGTCACGCCGCCCGGAACCGACTCGGTCTGCCTGGCGCTCGGCGCAGCCATGGAACCCCTTCTCCCGTCCCCGCCAGCGACGCGGGCGGGGAACGCGACGCTCGGCTCGCGAGGCTGGAGTCACCTAG
- a CDS encoding PxKF domain-containing protein, whose product MRKIHHYVVGCTALLMLAACGQQNLAGTPSPVKPLDIVVVNDQTNTVTVPGNITAAPGESGSIPIYLHPTNDDGKNGCNATGGPSVPNVNVQVTSSHPGVISSGVVLDVKCGTANPATFNYAVSSSAVPGTVVTLTTSASGGASGSTYTSTNAVSKLTITIVQPNVADTTGPVITPVIVSGTLGENGWYTSDVELKWDISDPESATILTKTGCDTVIISSDTPFVGNTYTCSATSAGGTSTNSITIKRDATAPVVQPADQIETAWRNSDFINNFTASDATSGLADSNDAAFTLTASAESVDTTTPTTSSRVVKDQAGNSTTRTISAFIDKTPPTNLQFDFGSNPVINDNSSFYWGEVPAAPLGCSASDALSGLASCNVSGYASSIGQHTLTATATDNATNTAKLERKYSVLAWRTEGFFQPVDMGKAVYNTVKGGSTVPLKFRVFGSTEKTSVDAIKPLTWTKVSCQPSVPADDVTVVATGGTNLRYDTTAGQFVYNWQTPKTAGMCYTVTVTLADGSKISANFKIK is encoded by the coding sequence ATGCGCAAGATTCACCATTACGTCGTCGGTTGTACTGCCCTGCTCATGCTCGCCGCCTGCGGCCAGCAGAACTTGGCGGGCACGCCCAGTCCCGTCAAACCGCTCGACATCGTCGTCGTGAACGACCAGACGAACACCGTCACGGTGCCCGGCAACATCACGGCCGCTCCCGGTGAGTCGGGCAGCATTCCCATCTACCTCCATCCCACCAACGATGACGGGAAAAACGGCTGCAACGCGACAGGCGGTCCCTCGGTTCCCAATGTCAACGTGCAAGTCACCTCCAGCCATCCCGGCGTCATCTCGAGCGGCGTGGTCTTGGACGTCAAGTGCGGAACGGCCAATCCTGCCACGTTCAACTACGCGGTCTCTTCCTCCGCCGTGCCGGGCACGGTCGTCACCCTCACCACGAGCGCCAGTGGCGGCGCTTCCGGCAGCACGTACACCTCCACGAACGCCGTCAGCAAGTTGACGATCACGATCGTCCAGCCGAACGTCGCCGACACCACCGGTCCGGTCATCACCCCCGTCATCGTGAGCGGCACGCTCGGCGAGAACGGCTGGTACACCAGCGACGTCGAGTTGAAATGGGACATCTCCGATCCCGAAAGCGCGACGATCCTCACGAAGACGGGCTGCGACACGGTCATCATCAGCAGCGACACGCCGTTCGTCGGCAACACGTACACGTGCTCCGCGACGAGCGCCGGCGGAACGAGCACGAACTCCATCACCATCAAGCGCGACGCCACCGCCCCGGTGGTTCAACCCGCCGATCAAATCGAGACGGCGTGGCGCAACAGCGACTTCATCAACAACTTCACGGCGAGCGACGCCACGTCCGGTCTCGCCGACTCGAACGACGCGGCGTTCACCCTCACGGCGTCCGCCGAATCCGTCGATACGACGACGCCCACCACGAGCAGCCGCGTCGTCAAGGACCAAGCGGGGAACAGCACCACCCGAACGATATCGGCGTTCATCGACAAGACCCCGCCCACCAACCTTCAATTCGACTTCGGCTCGAACCCCGTCATCAACGACAACAGTAGCTTCTACTGGGGCGAAGTTCCCGCCGCTCCCCTCGGATGCAGCGCGAGCGACGCCTTGTCGGGCCTGGCCAGCTGCAACGTGAGCGGCTACGCGAGCAGCATCGGCCAGCACACCTTGACGGCGACGGCGACCGATAACGCCACGAACACTGCGAAATTGGAGCGTAAGTACAGCGTGCTGGCTTGGAGAACGGAAGGCTTCTTCCAGCCGGTGGACATGGGCAAGGCCGTGTACAACACCGTCAAGGGCGGATCGACCGTTCCCTTGAAGTTCCGGGTGTTCGGATCGACCGAGAAGACGAGCGTCGACGCGATCAAGCCGCTGACGTGGACGAAGGTGAGCTGTCAGCCCAGCGTTCCCGCGGACGACGTGACGGTCGTCGCGACGGGCGGCACGAACTTGCGGTACGACACGACCGCCGGTCAGTTCGTGTACAACTGGCAAACACCGAAAACGGCGGGCATGTGCTACACGGTGACCGTGACCCTCGCGGACGGCTCGAAGATCAGCGCGAACTTCAAAATCAAGTAA
- a CDS encoding GlxA family transcriptional regulator: MTDSLGFSNPPSDGSRPPRRVLVLVLPQVNVLDLGGPVQVFETAARFGAPYALEFHAFTTNVLSAQGLPLGSFTLPPTPCQDDLVLVPGPRVSTPAPGQPLYDPRVLTWLREAYRQGAEVASICSGAVALGEAGLLDGRRCTTHWSMIDLMRERYPDAHVQDGVLFTHDGRITTSAGIASGIDMALALIEREHGPQLTAKVARYLVVYLRRDASHGQGSVYLDHRTHLHPGVHRVQDHLAQHPTERSTLDALAGIARMSARGLTKAFRQHTGLTPFEYQQKLRLELAAQLMHDPRLTLEAIAARSGFDDPRHFRRVWRDHHGTSPSEARVASVRPS, from the coding sequence ATGACCGACTCCCTCGGGTTCTCCAATCCGCCAAGCGACGGGTCGCGCCCACCGCGCCGGGTGTTGGTCCTGGTCTTGCCCCAGGTGAACGTCCTCGACCTCGGCGGCCCCGTTCAAGTCTTCGAGACCGCCGCGCGCTTCGGCGCTCCCTACGCGTTGGAGTTCCACGCCTTCACGACAAACGTCCTGAGCGCCCAAGGCTTACCGCTCGGTTCCTTCACGCTTCCGCCAACGCCGTGCCAGGACGACCTCGTGCTCGTGCCCGGCCCCAGGGTGTCCACGCCCGCGCCTGGACAGCCGCTGTACGACCCGCGCGTCCTCACCTGGCTGCGCGAAGCTTACCGGCAAGGTGCGGAGGTGGCGTCCATCTGCAGCGGGGCCGTCGCCCTCGGTGAGGCCGGACTGCTCGACGGCAGACGCTGCACCACCCACTGGTCCATGATCGACTTGATGCGCGAGCGTTACCCCGACGCGCACGTGCAAGACGGCGTGCTCTTCACGCATGACGGACGAATTACCACGAGTGCGGGCATCGCTTCCGGAATCGACATGGCGCTTGCCCTCATCGAGCGCGAGCATGGCCCACAACTCACCGCGAAGGTCGCGCGCTACCTGGTGGTGTACCTGCGGCGAGACGCCTCGCACGGTCAGGGCAGCGTCTACCTCGACCACCGTACCCACCTGCACCCGGGCGTACACCGCGTGCAAGACCACCTCGCCCAGCATCCCACCGAACGCTCGACGCTCGACGCTCTCGCCGGCATCGCGCGCATGAGCGCCCGCGGTCTCACCAAGGCGTTTCGGCAGCACACGGGTCTCACGCCCTTCGAATACCAGCAGAAACTGCGCTTGGAACTCGCCGCGCAACTCATGCACGATCCGCGTCTGACCCTCGAGGCCATCGCCGCGCGCAGCGGCTTCGACGATCCGCGCCACTTCCGGCGCGTGTGGCGCGATCACCACGGCACCTCGCCCTCCGAGGCGCGCGTCGCATCCGTTCGCCCTTCCTGA
- a CDS encoding DJ-1/PfpI family protein, whose translation MPSLLRVGLSLTAFLVAPALVGVVNLSRATTEQRAPSPLRTSEARPPAPTLDPAKPTVAVVLGADVSEVADVLAPYAVFAASGRFNVVTVAPDATPVVLTGGLDLLPHFSLAALDRAVPGGPAVIVIPNIPTIRAEQNRSLLSWLRARGKTDTSLLLSICTGADALAETGLLDGRQATAHWGDLGWLSKKHPRVKWVRGERYVDEGRIVSSAGLLSGIDASLHVLARLTSREEAMRTARALNYPGARFLDDPRMTPYRLAPSDAITLLNAAFLWDRPTYGVALRDGMDELTLAALFDTYAASSAARLATTAPSASGVTSRYGLRLLPRFDSARSHFPALTLEGLGFPFDRALTDLAARQDVPTARFAARRLEYRFGPTDLRGRGWSGKAVYRPLLLGVLAALGVWALDPLVRRRGNRRVRSPNQRARVS comes from the coding sequence ATGCCGTCATTGCTCAGGGTCGGCCTGTCCCTGACCGCCTTCCTCGTCGCGCCCGCCCTCGTGGGCGTGGTGAATTTGAGCCGAGCGACGACCGAGCAGCGAGCGCCGTCGCCGCTTCGAACCTCGGAAGCCCGGCCGCCCGCCCCGACCCTCGATCCCGCCAAGCCCACCGTCGCCGTCGTTCTCGGCGCGGACGTTTCGGAAGTCGCGGATGTCCTCGCTCCCTACGCGGTCTTCGCGGCTTCCGGGCGGTTCAACGTCGTCACCGTCGCTCCTGACGCGACGCCCGTGGTGCTGACGGGCGGCCTCGACCTCCTGCCGCACTTCAGCCTCGCCGCCCTCGACCGAGCGGTGCCCGGAGGACCGGCGGTGATCGTCATTCCCAACATCCCCACGATCCGCGCCGAGCAGAACCGCTCCTTGCTGTCATGGCTGCGCGCGCGAGGCAAGACGGACACCAGCCTCCTGTTGAGTATCTGCACCGGAGCGGACGCCCTCGCCGAGACGGGTCTGCTCGACGGTCGGCAGGCAACAGCCCACTGGGGTGATCTGGGCTGGCTGTCGAAAAAGCACCCCCGCGTGAAGTGGGTGCGCGGCGAGCGGTACGTGGACGAAGGGCGGATCGTGAGCTCGGCGGGCCTCCTCTCGGGCATCGACGCCAGCTTGCACGTCCTCGCCCGCTTGACGAGCCGCGAGGAGGCGATGCGAACGGCCCGGGCGCTGAACTATCCCGGCGCCCGATTTCTCGACGATCCTCGCATGACGCCCTACCGCCTCGCGCCGTCCGACGCCATCACCCTGCTCAACGCGGCCTTCCTCTGGGATCGTCCCACGTACGGGGTGGCGCTGCGCGACGGCATGGACGAGCTGACCCTCGCCGCCCTGTTCGACACCTACGCCGCGAGCTCGGCGGCTCGGCTGGCCACGACCGCGCCGAGCGCTTCGGGCGTCACGTCCCGCTACGGACTGCGGCTGCTTCCCCGCTTCGACTCGGCACGAAGCCACTTCCCGGCGCTGACCCTCGAAGGGCTCGGCTTTCCCTTCGATCGTGCGCTGACCGACTTGGCCGCTCGGCAAGACGTCCCCACCGCTCGGTTCGCCGCTCGACGCCTGGAATACCGCTTCGGCCCGACCGACCTGCGCGGGCGAGGCTGGTCGGGCAAGGCCGTCTACCGCCCCCTGCTGCTGGGCGTGCTCGCCGCCCTGGGCGTGTGGGCGCTCGACCCGCTCGTGAGACGGCGCGGAAATCGACGCGTCCGGTCGCCGAACCAGCGGGCGCGTGTTTCGTGA
- a CDS encoding alpha/beta fold hydrolase has product MSEPSDASPLAVSHEVQGAPPTPPRSAADDRGDAALRKDEMIQHEQPPRAKRPDIRFLLKARFHLLSRWLLLALGLLMLGTSYETASEASDALTYRPPGRLINVGGHRLHLHCLGRGGPTVVIDAGLGDWSTSWMQVQALAARTTRVCTYDRAGMGFSEPGEWPRTAERFAAELHTLLRRAGVEGPYVLAGHSMGGLTVRVFTRRYPTEVAGVVLIESMSPQPSHAAVVATSHAPSVSLAWLAARVGLVRLLAGPLGLTEGMPRHVGPTYLALLATPRYFRTLADETEGLPTSLKQAGAVTTLGDLPLIVLSRGLNSTPDWQARQARLLQLSSNSRQFFARHSGHSIQLDQPDAAVAAIVDMVEALRSARPDHDSTRPARPVVAATEEEV; this is encoded by the coding sequence GTGAGCGAACCGAGCGACGCTTCGCCGCTCGCGGTGAGCCACGAGGTTCAGGGCGCACCTCCCACGCCGCCAAGATCGGCGGCGGACGACCGCGGCGACGCCGCGCTTCGGAAGGACGAGATGATTCAGCACGAACAACCCCCGAGAGCCAAGCGGCCCGACATTCGGTTCCTCCTCAAGGCCCGGTTTCACCTGCTGAGTCGCTGGCTGCTGCTGGCCCTGGGCCTGCTGATGCTCGGGACCTCTTACGAAACGGCCTCCGAGGCGTCCGACGCCCTGACCTACCGCCCTCCAGGTCGGCTCATCAACGTGGGCGGCCACCGACTGCACCTTCACTGCCTGGGGCGCGGCGGCCCCACGGTGGTCATCGACGCCGGACTGGGCGACTGGTCGACGTCTTGGATGCAGGTACAAGCCCTGGCGGCGAGAACCACGCGCGTCTGCACCTACGACCGAGCCGGCATGGGCTTCAGTGAACCGGGCGAGTGGCCGCGCACGGCCGAGCGGTTCGCCGCGGAACTGCATACCCTGCTGCGACGAGCAGGCGTCGAGGGGCCGTACGTGCTGGCCGGCCACTCCATGGGCGGCTTGACGGTGCGAGTGTTCACGCGGCGGTACCCGACAGAGGTGGCGGGTGTGGTGCTGATCGAATCGATGAGCCCGCAACCCTCGCACGCTGCCGTCGTGGCGACCTCGCACGCTCCGTCGGTCTCGCTGGCCTGGCTGGCCGCACGAGTCGGGCTCGTGCGCTTGCTGGCCGGACCGTTGGGCCTGACGGAGGGCATGCCGCGGCACGTCGGCCCCACGTACTTGGCGTTGCTCGCCACGCCACGGTACTTCCGGACCCTCGCGGACGAAACGGAGGGCCTGCCGACGAGTTTGAAGCAGGCGGGCGCCGTGACGACCTTGGGTGACTTGCCGTTGATCGTCTTGTCGAGAGGGCTGAATTCGACGCCGGACTGGCAGGCGCGGCAGGCTCGGTTGCTGCAGCTCTCCTCCAACAGCCGGCAGTTCTTCGCGCGGCACAGCGGCCACAGCATCCAACTCGACCAGCCCGACGCGGCCGTCGCGGCCATCGTGGACATGGTCGAGGCGCTGCGCTCGGCACGGCCCGACCATGACTCGACGCGCCCGGCCCGCCCCGTCGTGGCCGCAACCGAAGAGGAGGTGTGA
- a CDS encoding MFS transporter, translating to MQTRREGRSSLTRPEIARSARLAAWAVLRHGNFRLLWIGQAVSGVGTFMQVVGQSLLVLKLSHDSAVALGAVSLAQALAFFAFSLLGGGVVDRFDKRRVLFVTQSLLALLAGTLAALTATNTATLPIVVGLAFLSGVVASFDQPARSSLLPSLVPREDLPHATALNSLAMTTAGTLGPAVAGLTAATLGLAVNFGVNALGFLVVLVCLALMRLPRAPAVQKPSTPLFASVGEGLAVVARHSTLPWVVSGYGLLLLLGPSPSVILPLYAVRVLHVGGGQLGMLFLMVGAGTVLASVTQALLGAGRHSRVFVVVLSVWAMALVVFSLSSSLLVCAGALLLHGAARNVVGTTAVTMMQLFSPDSARGRVMSLNTLLVGGLRPLGDFGVSAAMAASSVEIVTTACGVLVASYALWLRGRLRSDSLGEEQP from the coding sequence ATGCAGACTCGACGCGAAGGGCGCTCGAGCCTCACACGCCCCGAGATCGCGCGTTCCGCTCGCCTTGCCGCTTGGGCGGTGCTGCGTCACGGCAACTTCCGGTTGCTGTGGATCGGACAGGCCGTGTCGGGCGTCGGGACGTTCATGCAGGTCGTCGGGCAGAGCCTGCTGGTGTTGAAGCTCAGCCACGACTCGGCCGTGGCGCTCGGCGCGGTGTCCCTCGCGCAGGCACTGGCCTTCTTCGCCTTCTCGCTCCTCGGTGGGGGCGTCGTGGACCGCTTCGACAAGCGCCGCGTGCTGTTCGTCACCCAGTCGCTGCTGGCACTGCTGGCCGGGACCCTGGCCGCGCTCACCGCGACGAACACGGCCACACTTCCCATCGTGGTAGGCCTCGCGTTTCTCTCGGGCGTGGTGGCCAGCTTCGACCAGCCCGCCCGTTCGTCGTTGCTGCCCAGTCTCGTGCCGCGCGAAGACTTACCGCACGCCACCGCCCTGAACTCGCTCGCGATGACCACCGCCGGGACCCTGGGTCCCGCGGTCGCGGGTCTCACGGCGGCGACGCTGGGGCTCGCCGTGAACTTCGGCGTGAACGCGCTGGGATTCCTGGTGGTGCTCGTGTGCCTCGCCCTGATGCGCCTTCCGCGCGCGCCTGCCGTCCAAAAGCCTTCGACTCCGCTGTTCGCGTCCGTGGGAGAGGGCCTCGCGGTCGTCGCTCGCCACTCCACGCTGCCGTGGGTGGTGAGTGGGTACGGTTTGCTGCTGCTGCTCGGCCCTTCCCCGTCCGTGATCTTGCCGCTGTACGCGGTGCGAGTGCTGCACGTCGGAGGCGGCCAACTCGGAATGCTGTTCTTGATGGTGGGGGCCGGTACCGTGCTGGCATCGGTCACGCAGGCGTTGCTCGGAGCCGGTCGTCACTCGCGTGTCTTCGTGGTGGTGCTGAGCGTGTGGGCGATGGCGCTGGTGGTGTTCTCGCTCAGCTCGTCTTTGCTCGTGTGCGCCGGTGCGCTGCTGTTGCACGGTGCGGCGCGAAACGTGGTCGGAACCACGGCGGTCACGATGATGCAGCTTTTCTCGCCGGACTCGGCGCGCGGGCGGGTGATGAGTTTGAACACCCTGCTCGTGGGCGGCTTGCGTCCCCTGGGCGACTTCGGGGTGAGCGCGGCGATGGCCGCGAGCTCCGTGGAGATCGTCACGACCGCGTGCGGAGTCTTGGTGGCCTCGTACGCGCTGTGGTTGCGAGGCCGCCTGCGCTCCGACTCGCTCGGGGAAGAGCAGCCTTGA
- a CDS encoding MFS transporter, producing MTVSPRAALTSILVFVLIGATQALYGPALPSLSRQFGVSVSTAGLLISAHSLGALLGVLSAVPLQGRPFARWRAGVAVALLGVGAALLAVASSWSAALLAALLIGLGYGAITVGLNSLFAAGFGPRSAAMVNLLNALFGVGAVLGPLVVAAAPANARLPFVVIAASALLLLPFAVALDDRVASAPNTSRPRSPKGPLVGFIMLLALGVGVEASSIGWNATYLVSLGKTPQAAASFTALFFVLFTLGRLAAVPLSLRFAPPILVLVALTLAMGLLLVAHVPSAAPYALVALGGALAAVFPNTFTWASRAVQARQDATAVIVAGALLGSTIFPAVVGRAVALFGERAIPTTLATLAALTLTMALWMRWRTR from the coding sequence ATGACGGTTTCCCCTCGCGCCGCCCTGACCAGCATCCTCGTCTTCGTGCTCATCGGCGCGACGCAAGCGCTGTACGGTCCCGCCTTGCCCAGCCTCAGTCGCCAGTTCGGCGTGAGCGTCAGCACGGCTGGCCTGCTCATCAGCGCGCACAGCCTCGGCGCGTTGCTCGGCGTGCTCAGCGCCGTTCCCCTGCAAGGACGTCCGTTCGCGCGGTGGCGCGCGGGCGTGGCCGTCGCGCTGCTCGGCGTGGGCGCGGCGCTTCTCGCCGTCGCCTCCTCGTGGAGCGCCGCGCTCCTCGCCGCCTTGCTGATCGGCCTCGGCTACGGCGCGATCACCGTCGGCCTCAACAGCTTGTTCGCCGCGGGGTTCGGGCCGCGAAGCGCCGCCATGGTGAACCTCCTCAACGCGCTGTTCGGTGTCGGCGCGGTTCTCGGGCCGCTCGTCGTCGCCGCCGCTCCCGCCAACGCCCGCCTGCCCTTCGTGGTCATCGCGGCGAGCGCGTTGCTGCTGCTGCCATTCGCCGTGGCGCTCGACGACCGTGTCGCGTCCGCCCCGAACACGAGCCGACCGCGCTCACCCAAAGGACCGCTCGTGGGATTCATCATGCTGCTCGCGCTCGGCGTGGGCGTGGAAGCGAGCAGCATCGGGTGGAACGCCACGTACCTCGTCAGCCTCGGCAAGACGCCGCAAGCCGCCGCGAGCTTCACGGCGTTGTTCTTCGTGCTGTTCACGCTGGGCCGCCTCGCCGCCGTGCCGCTCAGCTTGCGTTTCGCCCCGCCGATCCTCGTGCTCGTCGCCCTCACGCTCGCCATGGGCTTGCTGCTCGTCGCGCACGTGCCGAGCGCCGCGCCGTACGCGCTCGTCGCGCTGGGCGGAGCGCTCGCCGCCGTCTTCCCGAACACCTTCACGTGGGCGTCGCGCGCCGTGCAAGCGCGGCAGGACGCCACCGCCGTGATCGTCGCGGGCGCCCTGCTGGGCAGCACGATCTTCCCGGCGGTGGTGGGACGAGCCGTGGCACTGTTCGGAGAACGCGCGATTCCGACGACGCTCGCGACCCTGGCCGCGCTCACGTTGACGATGGCGCTGTGGATGCGCTGGCGCACTCGCTGA